A single genomic interval of Danio aesculapii chromosome 5, fDanAes4.1, whole genome shotgun sequence harbors:
- the si:dkey-193c22.1 gene encoding LOW QUALITY PROTEIN: uncharacterized protein si:dkey-193c22.1 (The sequence of the model RefSeq protein was modified relative to this genomic sequence to represent the inferred CDS: inserted 1 base in 1 codon) has product MISLKCCVSIPAVAGALLVGLPYSISLVAQWLYGWPNKPGXPKYIEALKPRRIYCLARAVLEMLKYLQYGKLYFQWKLWYSNDKNNKHYVKGITFGRRGNKLDLYYSPRLELSDESPVPVVVFVYGGAWGSGDRSIYCLLALQMAKELNASVICPDYSIYPKGNVLNMVQDISDSLLWVRQKGHAFCLDQDNIILIGHSAGAHLCALTTLFLANNVEELYIETNKQRDLVSAIKGIIGLSGVYSIMDHYNHEKMRAVEYVSTMHKAMDGVENFDYYSPTSLLKKMKEDQLKRVPPMALFHGTNDIIVPVESSVRFSELLTSLSIRMSLYLIPKMNHTDMVTDLMAPDRHFYHTVYGCIKHEYSKFQTHTD; this is encoded by the exons gaTTTCACTGAAGTGCTGTGTGTCTATTCCAGCAGTGGCTGGAGCATTATTAGTGGGCCTCCCTTACAGTATCTCTTTAGTTGCCCAATGGCTCTATGGCTGGCCTAATAAACCAG TGCCAAAATATATAGAGGCTCTCAAACCAAG GCGCATATACTGTCTGGCAAGAGCTGTGCTGGAGATGCTGAAGTATCTGCAGTACGGCAAACTGTACTTTCAGTGGAAACTGTGGTACAGTAATGACAAAAATAACAAGCATTATGTGAAA GGCATCACATTCGGTCGGCGAGGAAACAAGCTAGATTTATATTATTCACCAAGACTGGAGCTTTCCGATGAGTCTCCTGTACCGGTGGTAGTGTTTGTCTATGGAGGAGCCTGGGGATCAGGAGATCGCTCCATTTACTGTTTGTTAGCCTTACAAATGGCAAAAGAGCTTAATGCATCTGTTATTTGTCCAGATTATTCCATATATCCCAAG GGaaatgttttaaacatggtgcaagACATTAGTGACAGTCTGCTGTGGGTGAGACAAAAAGGACATGCATTCTGTCTTGATCAA GACAACATAATATTAATCGGTCATTCAGCAGGGGCTCATCTGTGTGCCCTCACCACACTGTTTTTAGCCAACAATGTAGAAGAGCTCTACATTGAGACCAACAAACAGAGAGATCTGGTATCTGCCATTAAAGGAATCATCG gTCTCAGTGGAGTTTACAGCATAATGGATCATTATAACCATGAGAAAATGCGGGCTGTTGAATACGTGTCAACTATGCACAAAGCCATGGATGGTGTGGAGAACTTTGATTATTATTCACCAACCTCATTACTCAAGAAAATGAAGGAGGATCAGTTGAAACg GGTTCCTCCAATGGCTTTGTTTCATGGTACCAATGACATCATAGTTCCTGTTGAATCATCCGTGAGATTCTCTGAGCTCCTCACTTCCCTTTCTATCCGGATGTCTCTGTATCTTATTCCTAAAATGAACCACACTGACATGGTCACTGATCTTATGGCTCCGGACAGACACTTTTACCACACTGTTTATGGCTGTATTAAACATGAGTACAGTAAATTTCAGACTCATACTGACTGA